Proteins co-encoded in one Neofelis nebulosa isolate mNeoNeb1 chromosome 2, mNeoNeb1.pri, whole genome shotgun sequence genomic window:
- the KHDRBS1 gene encoding KH domain-containing, RNA-binding, signal transduction-associated protein 1: MQRRDDPAARMSRSSGRSGSMDPSGAHPSVRQAPSRQPPLPHRSRGGGGGSRGGARASPATQPPPLLPPSATGPDATVGGPAPTPLLPPSATASVKMEPENKYLPELMAEKDSLDPSFTHAMQLLTAEIEKIQKGDSKKDDEENYLDLFSHKNMKLKERVLIPVKQYPKFNFVGKILGPQGNTIKRLQEETGAKISVLGKGSMRDKAKEEELRKGGDPKYAHLNMDLHVFIEVFGPPCEAYALMAHAMEEVKKFLVPDMMDDICQEQFLELSYLNGVPEPSRGRGVPVRGRGAAPPPPPVPRGRGVGPPRGALVRGTPVRGAITRGATVTRGVPPPPTVRGAPAPRARTAGIQRIPLPPPPAPETYEEYGYDDTYAEQSYEGYEGYYSQSQGDSEYYDYGHGEVQDSYEAYGQDDWNGTRPSLKAPPARPVKGAYREHPYGRY; this comes from the exons ATGCAGCGCCGGGACGACCCCGCCGCGCGCATGAGCCGGTCCTCAGGCCGCAGCGGCTCCATGGACCCCTCCGGTGCCCACCCCTCAGTGCGTCAGGCGCCGTCTCGGCAGCCACCGCTGCCTCACCGATCCCGGGGAGGCGGAGGGGGATCCCGGGGGGGCGCCCGGGCCTCGCCCGCCACGCAGCCACCACCGCTGCTGCCGCCCTCGGCCACCGGTCCCGACGCGACAGTGGGCGGTCCAGCGCCGACCCCGCTGCTGCCCCCCTCAGCCACTGCCTCCGTCAAGATGGAGCCGGAGAACAAGTACCTGCCCGAACTCATGGCCGAGAAGGATTCGCTCGACCCGTCCTTCACTCACGCCATGCAGCTACTGACGGCAG AAATTGAGAAGATTCAGAAAGGAGATTCAAAAAAGGATGATGAGGAGAATTACttggatttattttctcacaagaACATGAAGCTGAAGGAGCGGGTACTGATACCTGTCAAGCAGTATCCCAAG tTCAATTTTGTGGGGAAGATCCTTGGACCACAAGGGAATACAATCAAAAGACTGCAAGAAGAGACAGGTGCCAAGATCTCTGTTCTGGGCAAGGGCTCAATGAGAGACAAAGCCAAG GAAGAAGAGCTGCGCAAAGGTGGAGATCCCAAATATGCCCACTTGAATATGGATCTGCATGTCTTCATTGAAGTCTTTGGACCCCCATGTGAGGCTTATGCTCTTATGGCCCATGCTATGGAGGAAGTCAAGAAGTTCCTAGTACCA GATATGATGGATGATATCTGCCAGGAGCAGTTTCTAGAGCTCTCCTACTTGAACGGAGTACCGGAGCCCTCTCGCGGACGTGGGGTGCCAGTGAGAGGCCGAGGAGCggcacctcctcctccacctgttCCCAG GGGCCGTGGTGTTGGACCACCTCGGGGGGCTCTGGTGCGTGGTACACCAGTGAGAGGAGCCATCACCAGAGGTGCCACCGTGACTCGAGGAGTGCCACCTCCACCTACAGTGAGGGGTGCGCCAGCACCAAGAGCGCGGACAGCAGGCATCCAGAGAATACCTTTGCCTCCACCCCCTGCACCAGAAACATATGAAGAATAT GGATATGATGATACATATGCAGAACAGAGTTATGAAGGCTACGAGGGCTATTACAGCCAGAGCCAAGG GGATTCAGAATATTATGACTATGGACATGGGGAGGTTCAAGATTCTTATGAAGCTTATG GCCAAGACGACTGGAATGGGACCAGGCCGTCGCTGAAGGCCCCTCCAGCTAGGCCAGTGAAGGGAGCATACAGAGAGCACCCATATGGACGTTATTAA